A window of the Myxosarcina sp. GI1 genome harbors these coding sequences:
- a CDS encoding HNH endonuclease, which yields MLRCCECCGKKCYRPGERPDNLTRSEWTADILQVHHRNHDTRDNRLSNLLSVCAACHLNLHRSKYSSVSEGQLSLW from the coding sequence ATGCTGCGGTGTTGTGAATGCTGCGGTAAGAAGTGTTATCGTCCTGGGGAAAGACCAGATAATCTAACTCGCTCGGAATGGACGGCAGATATTCTTCAGGTACACCATCGCAACCATGATACGAGGGATAATCGATTGTCTAATTTATTGTCTGTCTGCGCGGCTTGTCATTTGAATTTGCATCGGAGTAAGTATAGTAGCGTTAGTGAAGGGCAGCTATCTTTGTGGTAG